From the Cloeon dipterum chromosome 4, ieCloDipt1.1, whole genome shotgun sequence genome, the window ATACGTCAAGTTGCCGATGTTGTACCAAATTCCGTAAGCGGCTTTGTCTGAAAAAAAGAGCGACACGTTGGAGTTAATTGATTGGACCTGATTTTGACCAATACTCATCAAGTTTCCAACAGAGTCGAACAGCGAGtccttaaaaacattttatttgaatctatttaatatttaaaccgCGGTTCAAGCGAACGTTTTTGACGCAGAGTTTCGGACAGTCGACGTTGTACTGACAGATGAAAGGCAGGGTTTGGTCGCACCCCCTGTGCTCGACTCCCCTTCTGGGGGTGCTCGATATGGCGACGGCCAGACAGCGGTCGAGGGCGGTCGGGGTGGTGTTGGTCGGCAGCCAAAATTCGTTGAGAGCGAGCAGAGCCGAGGACAAGGCAAAGCCCGTCGAACACCACGCGTACTTTTTCTCAGAGTCGCAGTTGAGGTCCTCGTTCGAGCCGCTCGTCCAGTAAGTGCCGGCTAAACacgttatttaaattgttttagggGCGTCtcaggaataaaaaaagggtGCAACCCTTGAAATTGCTGATGCACCGCAGGCCTTCCAGGGAGGTGACGGTGAGAAGAGTCATGTTCAGGGCCTTGCATCGCAATGCAGCCTCATTCCGCGTCACCTTTTCACGCGTTCTTTACTCTCAATTTTATGAAACTGTTTGAATACTTGCATTTATTGTTGAAACGAAATATTCTAGTCTGCAGTTCGACGATTGCATGGAACCCTCGTCTAAAGAAAcacgcaatttttaattaacgtaATAAGTTAAACTCTTGAACCTACTTGGTGATGGTTTTGATGTGGGTGTGTCCTTTTtagaaaaagaattaaaattgtctttcacgaatttatttaaaataccttAAGAAATGTGTTGAAGTTTGAGCAAGACAAACTGCATGGTGTTGgctaaattcaatattttcccgATAATATTTAATCTTATAATTCCATAAGGTGCACTACAAaccgttgttgttgttgttgtggtggtggtggtggtggctgTTGTAGTCGTGGTTGAGGTTGAGGTGCTGGTTTTAgctgtggttgttgttgttgtcgtcgaCGTGACAGCTTCAATTTCAGTTGAAGCCACCGCTGACGAGGACGCCATTGTTGGCTCTTCTGATTTGTCGGGAGATGCATTAGTTTTAGCTTCCGCCGTCGTGTctgctggtggtggtggtggcggcgaaTCGGTTGGAGATCCTGCTGTGGCAATAAtgctcttttctttttctgttcCTCCGACGGTGCTTCTGGAACTCGTCTGCTCTGGAGCTgtaggaaattttgttttcatttctaggaattttaaatactaaTTATTACCAGGTAAAGTGCTGACgtcaataatttttgactCATCAGGCTCGCTTCCTGTCGAAACGGTGGCTCGAATCGTTGTTACCGTTGCGGGCTCGCTTTTGCGCTTAAAATTCAACGCCAAAGTCAACGTATAAAACGTCAATTacgaataattgaaatttcgatGCTTACCTTTGGCGTAGTTGTAGACGTTATTTTGGTTGTGGCGTTAACTTTTGGTGGCAGACACTTTTTAAATCCGCAACATTTGACGATGTATTTCCTCCGCAATTGTTTCGGCAAATGAATCGTGATTGGAGctatgaaattcattttagttGGATTTTCTACAGGCTGACGTGAATATTAACCTGCATTTCCGCCGTAAATGGTTATCTTGAGCGATCTCGCTTTGCCCTCCTGTTGGAAAGAAAAAGCTTTGATTAAGAATTTCATAGCGTTAAAATAGGCGCATTCACTTGGGGTGTAGCTTGGTCGAGCCTAATCAGCAgcggaatcaaaatcaagctcCAAATGCCGAGCTTCATTGCATTCGAGAAGAGTTTCGAAAGTGGACTGCCAGCAGGGCATAGCATCCTTTTTCAGCCTCTATACCTCCACATTCGAGTGACGCATTTCCTCTCATCAATTCTACGTATAATAATTtcgctttattatttttcaaacattattttattcgcctttttcgaccaaaattgattttttaatttagaaaagctATAGGAGAATCATAAGTGGTAAAttcatgtaaaataatttattcttttgctttttaaactcGTGTGtaagattcaaattttaaaattcaccgaGTTCTTTTGGAATTCAAAGGTGTCGTTTTTTCTAAAGGCCTTCTCAAAGCCAGCCCAATAATGttctaaattttctttggcACATTTGTTACAATACtgcttttagttttaaaatagcgcattttgaaatttgctagcgaattcaattttattcgcaTGCCCTGCATCCTGTATCTTGGTTAGTATTGTTGCGGCCTTGAGCGCGCTCCGAGTTTTTCCTGTCGCTGTGACCGCGTTTCGGAATTGATGCTCGGCATTGCTGCACGCCAcgtaattttgataaaatttgaaatataccCAGCAGGAGCCAgctgtgcgataaaattggttctcactgcgcagatccaagatggcgtgcgaatgtgggaagcaaaaagctctctttggattgccgtacgagtttgaaaagtttgtttttattattcaaaagaCACAATAAGTACAAGTAATGgaaattatacgtcacaagattaaccaaaacttgcttcttttcgcaaATTTTCACTTGACCGTTTTTTATCCACCTGACGCTATATCTACGCGTCGCACGAATTTGACCCCCGCTGATTATACCAAGGATATCTAGCAGGTATTTTCGTCATGTCCAAAAGTGACATTTTTATTGGTAAAATTACTTAACGAAAAGCAAGGTAGattcttattttattagtttggaaaattatttgaattaaaactaaagTTATCACATTTTAACAGTCTCAACTTTATTTGGAATTGGTACATGAAACAATTGGtcctataatttaaaatttatgattttctgAGCACTTGaaattcttattattttttaacccaaTAAGTAGATTTAAAAACCCAATTCTTGCTGtccagattattttttataaaattaaattagataaaatataacaatgaTATCATTTGAAAGCCTCGAATGGTGCAATTTTGTGCAGCAAGTCCAACCGTTGCGATTCCATTGCGTATTGCAGAGCCGTTTTGCCTGCTCGGTCCGCTTTGCTGACGTCCACGTTGTTGTCCAGCAAAAGCTCAACCACCACCCACATTTTCCTCCGACAGGCAAGCACGAGGCCAGTCAATCCGCTGTCGTTGCTTTTGTCCagatcgatttttatttcgtcGACCAGAAAACGAATCACTTGGAGTGAACCTCGAGTAATGGCCACGTGCAAACTGGTGCTTCCGTCTTTCAACTCTTCCTTGATCAGCTCCCCATTCAATTCGTGAAGGAAGAAAACCGTTTCAAAGTGTTTCAGGGCATGTTGCAGCACGTTCAATCCCTTGTCGTCCTTCACAGTCAAGTCGGCCCCTCGCTCGACAAGCTCCTTCACCAAATCCAATTTTCCCGAACGTGCGGCATAGTGCAGAGCAGTTTTCCCGTCGCGGTCTTTGATGCTGACGTTCAGTTTCTTGGTCAACAGGATATCAACAATGTTCCACTTTCCTCGCCTGCAGGCACGGAGGATTGCTGATTCGCCGTTTTGATTGACGTCGTTGAATTCCTCAACCAGAGCAACAATCGTGTTGAGCGGATGTTCACTGTTTTTCACTGCCAGGTGCAAAGAGGTGACATCTTTGTCTTCGCCGTGGAGGAACCTGATCATTTCCAAGTTCTCCAGAGCatgttgcaaaatattgatttctctTTCGTCATCCAGAAACAATTGGGCGCCgttctcaattaattttcgcaCCATTTGCAAGTTGTTAGACCACACGGCGACATGCAGAGCGGTCCATCCTTGGCTCGTTTTCGAATTCGCATCAAAGCCTTGGTCCAAAAGAGTTTGCAACAACTCTGGATTGTTCTCAAGGACGGCAAGATGGAGAGAACTGGTTTCTGCTTGAATGTCAAGAGATTTTATCGCCTCTTGCAAAAGGCTCGACCATCCGGATTGTTTCAAATTGGTTTCTTCTTGGCTGTGGCTGAGAAGCATCTCCGTTATATCTGGACAATTCATCTCTTTGGTTAGGTCTAGAGGGATCATTCCTTTGTTGTTCTTCAAATTTACATCGGCTCCATAGTCAAGCAGCAATTGCACGCACTCGTGCTGATTTTTAGAGACTGCTAGGTGCAGAGCGGTCGATCCGTCTTTTTCCTGTTGATTGACGTCGGCGCCGTGCTCGAGCAGCTTCAGCATCAATTCcaaatcattttctttcacGGCGAAAAACAACGCTTTGAATCCTTctgttgtttttaaattcacgtCAGCGCCAAGCTCGAGTAgcttttccaataatttgCGACAACCTGCGGTCACGGGTAGAGGAATTCTTGAGCTCGAGTCCACGTCGTCTTCATCGCCGCTCATGGCTGGACAATTTTCTCCCTCAAATACTTGCACGCTGGTCCGTTTGAGTATTTTGGTCCAGAATCTGTCGGGATCTAGCTCGATCAGCCTCTTCACTGACTCTAAACAATTCCCTCTTACGGCGTAATCCATGGCTGTCAAGCCCTTCCGGTCTTTGATGGTGACGTCAGCGCCGTGAGCGATAAGAATTTGTACCAAGTCAGCGTTATTTCGACTCGCGGCCAGATGCAAAGCGGTCCATCCGTACTCGCACTGCAAATCCACTTTGGCTCCTGAATTCAGGAGCTTTTGCACCGACTCAGAATAACCATTGTAAGCGGCAACGTGGAGAGCGGTCACTCTGTGTTCGTTTTCTAGATTGGTTTCGGTGCCATGATCGAGCAGAGTTTGAAGCAGTTCTTGGCAATTTCTATGAGTGGCTTCAAGCAGAGCTGTCGTGCCGTTGCGATCTTTGGAATTGACGTCAGCTCCCAGGCTGAGCAGCTCTTGCCCCAAGGTCAAACTTCCTGATTCAGCCACGTGGTGCAATGCAGTTCTTCCGTCCATGCTTTGCACGTTCACATTGAAGTGCTTTGATAGCAATTCTCGCACCTCGTCCCATTTTTTCGATTGGCACGCATGCAAGAGCCTGTTCTCGTTTTCCAGGGCTTCGTTGCTCTTCTTATACATCGCATCGACCTGGTCAGGTTGGTCGGGAAGGCTAACCCTGATGGAGGGGTTAAAGTACCTatccaaaattaatgttttgatCGAATCGGGGAAGAATCTCTCTTGAACGATGCTGACGGCTGAGCTACCTCGGCAGTCCTGAACGTTGACATCGACTCCAGCGTGCTGGACCAGAAAACGAGTGATATCGCCCTGATCGTCGCCATTCTCGAGCAAAAGATGCAACGGAGTTTTCCCCTCGCTCGTCTTTTCTGTCGCCAAGGAAGGGTTTTCGCTGTGCAACAGTTTGATTGTCTTGATGCCTCGGGGTGAGTGACAGGCGAAGTGCATGGCATTCCACCCGTTTTCGTCTCTGGCTGCGACTTCAGCACCGGCAGCGATTAGCTCGCGGACCAAGTGGTAGTATCCGTGTTTGGCGGCGCAGTGGAGAGGACTTTTCCCTTCCTCGTCCTTCTTCGTGACGTCACTTTGAAGCATCAAGAAATGCTCGTATTCGGTGCGATCACGTTCCGTCCAAAATTTCCTCACGGCACTCGGAATAAGAGTGTTCAAGTTGGCGTTTTTATCTCGCAGCCAAAGCAGCATTTCCCACTTTCTCTTGCCGGCAGCTAGTTGCAAAGGACTCTTTCCGTCTTTGGTTTTGATTTCTATCaaagttttactttttgaaatcaaatattctgCTGGTTCTATTCTTCCGTGGTTAATTGAATGATGGAAAGCATTCCAGTCTTCATCCAGCATCCCATCAATTACGAAAGTCTCGTCATCACGATTCAATCCGCTGACCTTTTCTTCTAAAAGAAATTTCACAATCTCCATTTGTCCGAATTCCACGGCCCAATGCAGAGGGTCTTCgcatatttccttttttcctccGTGTTTGAGCAGAACCTCAAGGCACTTTACACTTCCGAATTTGCAAGCCAGGCGAAGtagtattttcatttcatcgaAATCAGCAAAAGATAAGATTCCTTTTTGCAACAGCAAGTCGAGAATTTCAAAGTGGCCCCTTCGCACCGCATTCAATCCCAGTCTTATTTTACTGATCAACTCTGGCAAATGTGAAAACGTCACCAGCAGCCGATCAAAAAACTTGCACGCGTTATTGTTCTCGATTTGTTGCATCAATTCTGGCAGCATAATCTCGACGCTTGCTTTGTCGAATATTCCCAATTCCAACAGTTCGATGGCGATTTCTTCACGCTCAACCGACTTGATCAACACGTCAACGGAGGCACTTTGCTCCTCAGAAAAGGAAATACTGGTTTTCACCATCTGGAAAACCTGTTTCAGATTGCCCTCTAAGATTAGAGCAATTAGACTTTGTGTCGAAAGTGACTGTGCGGAGCTCAAGAGTCTCTTTGTGTGAGACTTGATGTCTTCCTCGCTGTCCACAGTGGAGTAGAACATGTCCAGGAACATTGTGCACTGCCGCATGTTGCTCTTGAGAAACAATTCAGAGTCCAAAGGGCCATTCGCCTTCAACAAGTGCTGCGTGGCGAGGAACTCTGCGAAAGTCTGATGTAAAAAAGTGACTTTTTCGTTCACAACGTTGGCCACTCCAATGCAGTTCATCTCGTCCACGTCTTTCCTTTTCACTCCCGGTCCGACGGGATCGAGTCCTTTGACGACCCGAAATGCAATCAGTCGAAGggttttcaaacaattttctacTCTGCAAACGAACTTTGGGTGAGTCTTGTCGTATCCGTCATTCACCAAGTACGATTGCACTTTCAACTGCATCACTTTGTCATAAATTTGGTACAGGTTGCCGTCGCCGTCGGTCTGGGCGAGCAGAGAGAGGTGCAGAGGGTTCCCGAGAACGTCCTGGTTCTTGAAGACGCTGAGCAGGCGCTCGCTTTCGTCCTTTTCCTTCCCTGCTACACACTGCAAGAAGTTGAGTTGCTTTGCTTTGTTCAGGGGCTGGATGTCGAGGAGCAGTGCTGTTTGCGCGCTTCCTTTGATCATCTCCACTTCGTGAGGCCTGGTTCCGATCAGCAGTGTTGTCCCCCTCGCATTCAAAGCTCTGATCAATTCGAGAACTTCCATTTGGTGATTCGTGCATATTTCGTCAAAACTGTCGAGGACAACGATCACCTTCTTCTGTTCAATccaattttcgatttctttCGGCCTGTTTTGAGTGGTATTTGCCAGGAACTCTATCTCGTCTACTTCGTATTTGTCTGAGAAGAATTTAGTGTGTTTCTCCAGCGAAACGCGCAAAATTTTGGTGTGCGGATAGCATTTCGCGAGTTGGAAAGCAATTTCCTTGAGCACAGTCGTTTTTCCCGCTCCAGCAAGTGCActcaaaagccaaaatttgctttctttcacAGAGTTGTTTATTTCTTCCATCAACTTGTCgaaatccaaattaattttaggttG encodes:
- the LOC135943914 gene encoding uncharacterized protein LOC135943914: MTLLTVTSLEGLRCISNFKAGTYWTSGSNEDLNCDSEKKYAWCSTGFALSSALLALNEFWLPTNTTPTALDRCLAVAISSTPRRGVEHRGCDQTLPFICQYNVDCPKLCVKNDSLFDSVGNLMNKAAYGIWYNIGNLTYLLGNKPVTWAGNYQQCCALGMEALNIDNAAEQTGLKRFTIVNIGLTQVKTKK
- the LOC135942228 gene encoding uncharacterized protein LOC135942228, which produces MADNECRGNSCVFNNFPGKETPKMEDSLIKKKDSAGLGFFQYTQNGEIVVKKADSVWVLVVHYTFERKENLPEHLAKHYEGIARNGDAEDVQNLRHSFQVKRNCNFRDLLSPEKDFLLRLLSDRQQLLKYFDCKDDPTVFLLFFLSHGTEEGVISTDHWSEEINNFVCFNTEDIFQSLKKLENFDKCLKLVNFGSCRGLLADVRFTKSNHFDEKYENRNSCRITFQPKMHNLVVFYSTVETTMANRNEKSGSWFVRAFCNVLDSIDEDCPLLKLLTMVQWKVHIESQGIHLSAKRKGLAGQTPEAKLFSQDALFFFSKAETPEIPCSQHDAIGNTEETPKNPEFYSWESDAGRNIRGRHAFLVYNHLSEETQEIKKTLMHSLNFETSEWQLGRDAFKLLFDKASELEHDIGCVLTCIFGRVKENERKEICVLVQNEEKPITDILHYFIGPKNEKWIGKPKILFLIDISDEEELLHDDFSAAENEFEFKVSATNHSGWFVLILRDKGDFKKLVDILKGDELKRGKCLQDLLPPLLISKPGTEVNVFLNSTLQYLLDFPDWPRSFVKPNFTLASSEEQPKINLDFDKLMEEINNSVKESKFWLLSALAGAGKTTVLKEIAFQLAKCYPHTKILRVSLEKHTKFFSDKYEVDEIEFLANTTQNRPKEIENWIEQKKVIVVLDSFDEICTNHQMEVLELIRALNARGTTLLIGTRPHEVEMIKGSAQTALLLDIQPLNKAKQLNFLQCVAGKEKDESERLLSVFKNQDVLGNPLHLSLLAQTDGDGNLYQIYDKVMQLKVQSYLVNDGYDKTHPKFVCRVENCLKTLRLIAFRVVKGLDPVGPGVKRKDVDEMNCIGVANVVNEKVTFLHQTFAEFLATQHLLKANGPLDSELFLKSNMRQCTMFLDMFYSTVDSEEDIKSHTKRLLSSAQSLSTQSLIALILEGNLKQVFQMVKTSISFSEEQSASVDVLIKSVEREEIAIELLELGIFDKASVEIMLPELMQQIENNNACKFFDRLLVTFSHLPELISKIRLGLNAVRRGHFEILDLLLQKGILSFADFDEMKILLRLACKFGSVKCLEVLLKHGGKKEICEDPLHWAVEFGQMEIVKFLLEEKVSGLNRDDETFVIDGMLDEDWNAFHHSINHGRIEPAEYLISKSKTLIEIKTKDGKSPLQLAAGKRKWEMLLWLRDKNANLNTLIPSAVRKFWTERDRTEYEHFLMLQSDVTKKDEEGKSPLHCAAKHGYYHLVRELIAAGAEVAARDENGWNAMHFACHSPRGIKTIKLLHSENPSLATEKTSEGKTPLHLLLENGDDQGDITRFLVQHAGVDVNVQDCRGSSAVSIVQERFFPDSIKTLILDRYFNPSIRVSLPDQPDQVDAMYKKSNEALENENRLLHACQSKKWDEVRELLSKHFNVNVQSMDGRTALHHVAESGSLTLGQELLSLGADVNSKDRNGTTALLEATHRNCQELLQTLLDHGTETNLENEHRVTALHVAAYNGYSESVQKLLNSGAKVDLQCEYGWTALHLAASRNNADLVQILIAHGADVTIKDRKGLTAMDYAVRGNCLESVKRLIELDPDRFWTKILKRTSVQVFEGENCPAMSGDEDDVDSSSRIPLPVTAGCRKLLEKLLELGADVNLKTTEGFKALFFAVKENDLELMLKLLEHGADVNQQEKDGSTALHLAVSKNQHECVQLLLDYGADVNLKNNKGMIPLDLTKEMNCPDITEMLLSHSQEETNLKQSGWSSLLQEAIKSLDIQAETSSLHLAVLENNPELLQTLLDQGFDANSKTSQGWTALHVAVWSNNLQMVRKLIENGAQLFLDDEREINILQHALENLEMIRFLHGEDKDVTSLHLAVKNSEHPLNTIVALVEEFNDVNQNGESAILRACRRGKWNIVDILLTKKLNVSIKDRDGKTALHYAARSGKLDLVKELVERGADLTVKDDKGLNVLQHALKHFETVFFLHELNGELIKEELKDGSTSLHVAITRGSLQVIRFLVDEIKIDLDKSNDSGLTGLVLACRRKMWVVVELLLDNNVDVSKADRAGKTALQYAMESQRLDLLHKIAPFEAFK